The nucleotide sequence GATAATGGGTTAAAGCAAATAGAATATGCAGTACCAAAACTAAAACACCCCCTCAATGAGGGGGTGTTTTGATTTCGGGCGATAGAAAACTAGGCGGTTTAGTCGTTGGCATCCGCCAAGGTAATAGGCGAGGTAAATCCAGCCGGTTTGATACCTACCACGGCGCAGTTTAATTGATTCATGGTCTCTTCCGCCGTTCCTCCCATAATAAAGCCAGGCACGCCTAATCGCGCCACCGTTCCCATGACTATCACATCGGTATCTAGTGATTTCGTTGTGGCAGCAATTTCTCGTCTTGGATAACCGTGGACAATATGTTTTTGCGGTTTCAAATAATCCATGGTGTCTGGCGCGAGTTCGCCTTCTAACGCTTGCAATAGATCTTCAAGCGCTTGCTCGCGCTCGGCATGTATCTTTGCTAAATCGGTTTCCATCTGGTCGTTATCAACGGTGATAAAGCCATCGCGTACAATATTTTCCGGCACGGCATCAAACACGTGGACAATGTGCAATTGGGAAAATTCCAGCAATGATATTTGAATAGCGTGGCGAAGAATATCGGCATTCAGTTTTTTGCGAACCGAAATTTCATGTTTGGGGTAGTGATAATTTAAATCTAACGCCGCAACCACGTTTTTATATTGGCTTGTACATTTTTGGTGCAGCACCCAAACAGGACAAGGACATTTTCGCAATAAGCGCATATCTAAACTGCCAAACAAACGATCTAAAAAGCTCTCTTCAGCGCGTTTTATCACCAAGTCATATTGATATTGAATGACATTGGTAATGATGTCGATAAGCGGGCTTCCAATACTTACCTTGGTTTGTGTAGGGTATTTTTCTTCCCATTTTTCTGCCTGATTGCGCAGCCAGTCTTGTGCTTGGGTTTCCATTGATGATTGGGAATCTATATATGAGAAGGACTCCATCACCATATTGGCATTCGGGGGAAGCGACTCTAGCGAGAGCATAAGGGTGAGTGTGGCTTGATGGCTTTTGGCGATATGCACAGCTTGTGCGATAACATCATCTTGTCGATGGGTATCACTTAGCACACACAATATATTGCTATAATGGCCTTTCATGAATGCTCCTAGCAAGATAGTAAGGTAGGGTAAAACTCTAATAATATCCTAACCCTTGAACTGCGCCCTGACTACCGAAATTCAACAGAAACACGGGCGAAAGTTGCAATAAATCAAGCGCACAGTGAGAAATCTCTCTTTCTTTCGCGGAGGCCTTAAAACCGTAATAAAAGTGTGTTTACTAATAATCTTTATGTTAGATTAAGAATATCATTTTCAATCAGATTCTATACGTTATGAAATGGCCAAACTTAAAGCACCTTCACTATCTTGTTACCTTGTATCAGGAGCAGCATTTCCATCGTGCAGCCCAACGATGTAATGTCAGTCAGTCAACCTTAAGTACGGCAATTCAAAACCTCGAAGAGCATTTTGGCAGTCAGTTGCTCGAACGTGAACACAAAACCTTTGTGTTCACTTCTCTAGGGCTTGATATCGTTGAACGTAGTAAAGTGTTGCTACAAGAGGCTGGGGAACTGGTTGAGTATGCAAAAAATGCAGGCAACTGGGAACGGGGCACGTTAAAGTTAGGGGTTATTCCTACTATCGCGCCTTTCTTGTTTGAAGGTATGCTAAGTGCGTTTTCTACATCGCTTCCTGAGATTAATTTGGAAATGCAGGAAGACACAACCGAGAAACTGCTTCAGCAGCTCACCGACGGCAGATTAGATTTACTGATTTTAGCCTTGCCGATGGAAACGCCAGGGTGTAAGCAAATGGTGTTAGGCCATGATCCGTTTCATCTTATCGCCCATGAAGATGTGGCTTCTCAACTTCCTGATCCCGTAGATATCTCTAATTTACCTAAGAAAAGCATTTTCTTATTGCAACAAGAGCACTGTATGACCGGTCACGCCGTTAGCGCGTGTAACTTGCAGCACAGCGACCAAATTAGCAGTGTTGCCGCTAGCAGCCTTTATACGCTGGTGCAATTGGCTAACAGTAAAATGGGTTACACATTTTTACCCGAGCTTGCATTAAATCAGTCGATTATCAAAAATACCCAACTTAAAAGCTTTGCGGCGGAAGAGCAGGGGTATCGAGAAATAGGCCTAGTGTGGCGTTCAGGCACCACTCGGATGCAATTATTTCGACGTATTGGCGAGATCATTGCGCCTTTATTACCGGTTCCGACTTTAAAGTAGTTTTTAACGTCTTTTGTCCGTGATAGTCCATCGTAGATAATGTTGGAATGGGTTTTATTAGCCCTTGAGGGCTGCGTGGCCTAACGATGCTGCCCATTTAAGTTCGCGGCGAGAAAGGGCATTGGCCTGCGGGTTAATGCTGTGGAGGGCGCAATATGCACTGTCTGAAGGGAGCCTGTTATAGTGACAAAGGGCATAAAACAACAAACTGCATCTACTTAGCGTTGAATCGCAATGTAAATAGAGATGTGCGCCGTCTTTAAGTACGGTTGTTATTTCCCGCAAATATTGATGTAAAAAGGCTTCTTCAATCGATGCAGATATTGAGGTGGTCTCAAAAGGGACCCACATCCATTTTAGTCCCGACGTGAGACACTGATGTCTAATATCCGCGGCATTTTCATCGCGGGTTTGCACTGTGGCAATATGGCTAACTTTTGCTGACAATAATGGCGCCCAACTAGCGGTGTCTGGACGATTTCCAAAGCAAATTTTGCCGCCGTACAGTGAAAACCACGGAAATCTGCCATTGTCATCGGCAATGGCTTTAGGGTTAGAAGAAAGGTATTGCGATTGCGTTGTCATACTACGAAATAATAAATGGAAAAATAGTGGCAGGCACATCCGCCAATAACGAACAAATGCCAGATTGCATGGGTATATTTTACTTTCTTCGCCACGTAAAAGCACACGCCAATACTGAAGCACAAACCACCAGCAACTAACAACCATAATCCCGTGCCTGGCAACGCAACGTATAACGGATAAATAAGCCCCAAAGCAATCCAGCCCATGAGCAAATAGGTCATCACAGACACTTTAGGGAATCTGTGCTGCGCCACAAGTTTAAAGGCTACACCACCCACAGCAAGACACCAGATAATTGCGGTCATCGTAATGCCTAACGCACCACCAATAGACACTAAAAGTAATGGTGTGTAAGTCCCTGCTATCAATATGTAAATTGCACTGTGGTCGAAAAGTTTAAGCCAGCCCTTAGTTTTTTGGTGGCTAATCGCATGGTACAAGGTTGAACTTAAGAACATGAGAATAAGGGTAGAGCCGTAAATTGCCGCAACCGTAATAGTAAGCGCATCTTCAGCTCTAAAAAGCATAAATACTAAACCAACAATAGCCGCGACAAAGCCAACGCCGTGACTTATGCTATTAAGCCATTCTTCTATAACAGAATAGGCTTTAGTTGGAATTGAGGCCATAAACACTCCTTATGAAATCTGGCGTACACATGTACGCTCAATAGGTAATAATAGCAAACTCCCTAGAATAATGTGATGACAAAAAGGTGAAATAGTTTATTAAGCTTTACACCTTAAGTGACTTATTCATCTTCAATAGGCATAAAGCAGCCATGTAATTTATCAATTAACGTCGCCAGTTGGCTCGCTTCTTCTTTGCTCAGCCCATCAAGTTTACACAGCATTTGTACGGGGATGTCTCCGGCTTTCACTTTCGCCGTGTTGCCAAACGACGTGAGATGAACGTGCTTTACTCGTTTGTCAGCGTGGTCTTTTTCAATGGTGATGAACCCTTTTGCCTCCAGCTTTTTCAATATAAGTGACATGGCACCACCATCAATCATGGTCTTTTGTACCAAGGATGCCACTGTCACACCACTTGTTTCCCATAGCGCCATCAAGGTGACATATTGCGGATAGGTGATATCTAACGCTTTTAACAACGGGCGATAGGCCCGAGTGAAGGCATTAGACAAGGTGTAAAAGCGATGGCATAGCTGATTTTCTAATTTAAGGCGTTCAGTCATGGGTACTAACACGGAAGAAAAAGGTCTGAATAATATTTTGCATACAAATAACTTGATCTGCAAATAAAGATGGTGATATTTTTGTTTGCATGCAAACTAAATGATTGGAGAACAGCATGCATAAACTACAGCAAGTGATTTATACAGGTACAGCCACGGCAACCGGTGGACGTGAAGGTACCGCCACCTCTAGCGACGGCAACTTGTCGGTTACACTTTCAACGCCAAAAGCGTTGGGGGGAGCAGGAGGAGAGGGCACAAACCCAGAACAAATGTTCGCAGCTGGCTACTCTGCGTGCTTCATCGGCGCATTAAAGCATGTCGCGGCAGCCGATGGGGTTAAGCTAGACAATGATATTAAGGTGACTGGCGATGTGAGCATTGGGCCAATTGAAGTGGGGTTTGCCATTGCAGCGAAACTCAGCGTAGATTTAGGCAGCATGGATAAAGAGCAAGCTCGTAGCTTAGTGGAAAAAGCGCACCAGGTGTGCCCCTATTCAAATGCGACTCGCGGCAACATTGAAGTAGAAATTTCCCTAGTCTGACGGTTGTAGGCGTCGCTCTAGTGAGTGGCGCACTTATTATCTGAATTCGGATGCCGTTCACGTTATCTACATTGACTGAAAGCGATCTTAACCCTCTTTCACACGTAGCTGTATATAACCACTTTAGCCTAAGTGAGTTAGGCGAATCGGTGTCATTAATCACTGATTTAACATTTTATGGTACGTGATGAAGGAGTTTTTATGTACACACAAAAGCTACATGCCGGCGCTAAATTTCCTGACATTAAGGCAACATTAACGTCAGGAGAGGAAGTATCGCTAAGCAGTAAGCGTGAAGAATGCGATTGGAAAATGGTCGTGGTCTATCGCGGTAAGCATTGCCCAATTTGCACAAAATATTTAAACGCGCTAGAGGACTTTAAAGGGCGTTTATTGGAACAAAATATAGACTTAATTGCCGTCAGTGCAGACAGTAAGTCTCAGTTAGACGCCCACTTAGACGACCTTTCTATTAGTTTCCCTATCGCTTATGGGTTAACTGAAGACGATATGAAAGCGCTCGGTTTATATATCTCTGAGCCGCGATCAGAAAAAGAGACCGATCATAATTTCGCTGAACCTGCATTGTTCATCATCAATGGTGAAGGACGTATTCAAATTTGTGAAATTGCCAATGCACCATTCGTTCGTCCAGACCTTGAACAACTCGTGTCGGGTTTAGCATTTATTCGCGACCCAGAAAATAGCTATCCTGTTCGCGGAACGCGCGCTTACTAATACCCGTAAAACTATGACGTGTAGCCTGGCGGTTTATGCGTCATAGCCTGTTTACGTGGATAACCGAATTGCAGCGACATGAGCTTCAAAATCTCCCATCCTTTGCTCAGGAAGTGCCAGTGTCATAGTGACGCAATGCGCATAGTTGCAAGACTGAATTTTACCCTGGAATTGTTGGGTTAAATGCCGAACAAACTGTTCGTGTTTGAAGTCTACATTTAGACTTAATTCATGCAGGCTAACTTCTTGTTTGGTTTCGAGTTGTTCCATTACTTGCTGAGCAGCCGCAGAATAGGCGCGTACAAGGCCGCCAGCCCCTAGCTTAATGCCCCCGAAATAGCGGGTAACAACAACCATCACATCGCCCACGTTTTTATGCTGTAAAACATTGAGAATAGGTTTACCCGCGGTACCGCTAGGCTCGCCATCATCGGCCATAGCAAGTGAACGAGGTTGATCGGGAGACCCAATTAAATATGCCCAACAATGATGGCGGGCGTCTGGGTATTTTATTTTTATTTCAGCAAGTTGCTCCATGGCTGCCTCTCTACTATCAGCAAAAGTGGCAAAGGCGATAAACTTACTTTTTTTAATTTCGTACAGGATTTCATGCTGTACTGCAGGCACAGGATACGTCATTCGAGAAGTATATCTTCCATTAGCCGCTGTGGCTAATGGAAGATATGAGTGAGTTTGTCCGGTAGGCGTGACATTACCCTTAGACGGTATAGAGGTCGCTTTAGCGCCGCCTATTGCTACCGCAGAATACCCGAGACAGTTTCTGAGACGTTCACCGCACCTTTTTGAATCTCATCCATGACCGATTGAACTTGAGTAATTTGCTGGCTGTTCAAATCAACGTTATCTTTAACGGCGGCCATTTTCTTGGTGGACTTGTCGGCGAGTTTGCGGTTTTCTGCTACCACCGTTTCAATTTCTACGGTGGAGTCGCTGGTGCGCTGCGCAAGTTGTCTAACTTCATCGGCAACAACGGCGAAGCCGCGACCTTGTTCACCAGCCCGTGCAGCTTCAATTGCAGCGTTAAGCGCCAGTAAGTTGGTTTGGTCTGCAATGCCACTGATGGTGGTTACAATGGTTTCAATTTTTAGTGATTGTTCGCTTAACTCATGCATGAGCAAGTTGGTTTGATCAACTTCATCGAGGGTTGTTTGAAATACGTCAATACTACGATGTAGTGAGGAAGCGCCTTCTGCGGCGATTTGCGAGGTTTCTTCCGCCGTGGATACGGCTAATTCGGCTGCCTGAGAAATGTTGTGTTTTTCAGTGACTTGGTCAGTAACGTTAGAGGCAAACTTAATCACTTTAATGACTTTGCCTGACGCATCAAAAACAGGATTGTAGGTAGCTTCTAACCACAAAGGGTTACTGTTCGCATCAACGCGCTCAAAGGTGCCTGACGAGAAGTTACCTTGTGCCAGTGACTCCCAAAACGTCGGGTTTTCCTGGTAGAATTTATCCTTACAAAACATCCTGTGATGCTTGCCTTGGATTTCACTTAAATTGTATTTAACGGTAGCCGTAAAGTTTTCATTTGCGGTTATAATGGTGCCATCAGGCTCAAACTCGATAACTGCCATCGATTTATCTAGAGAATCAGAAACCGCTTTCCCTTCGTAATAAGCACGCTGCTGTTCGGTGACATCGTGGTAAACAGCGTGAACTTCTGTGCCGTTGGCAACCTTTACGGAGACGTAACTAGCCGTTAACCATAAGGTGGTACCCGTTGCCGATTTACGGGCTACTGTGTCGCTTACACTTTCACCGTTAAGTAATGATTGCCAGAAGTAGTTGTATTGGCTGTCTGTTTGTACAGCCTCAACGCGCAATTGACGGTGGCTAAATGCAGGCGGAGATCCTTTAGGGTAACCTAAGGTTGCCATAAGGCTGTCAGAAGCATAGGTGCAATTTCCTGAACCGTCATAAATGGCATAGGCTAAATTGTTCTTCAACGCATCCAGCGTTACTAAGAGATTGGTGTTCTCGTCCGTGAGAGAAGCTATGTCGTTAGTATATCTTGAACTTGTTACAAACATATCAACTCCGGCAAGCGAATAATTACTGATTAAGTGTTTTTTAAGTTTTTATAAAAATTATATTGAATATAGTAAGCAAAGTTTTTCGAAAAAGCGCTTAGACAATATATCTATTTTTACTGCACTCACGTGACAATTTGGTGTAAGAGGGCATGAAAAACTCGTCGAAAGAATAATGTTTTTTTGTAAACTTAAAAGGTTTTCTCACTTTGATTATTTTCCATAAATGTGTGCTTCTTTTCATAGATACTGACGATTCGGTCTTTTTCTGTCTTATGCGCTGTTGATGCATACCTCATTCATATTAGAATGAGCCCAATTCATTTTTATTTTTCTTTGTTGGCGTTTCACTTACATGAAAATACTGCACACGTCTGATTGGCATTTAGGGCAAAGCTTTTTTACAAAAAGCCGAAAACACGAACACCAAGCATTCTTAAAATGGCTTTTAAACGTAGTAAAAAAACATGAAATTGATGCCGTAATTGTCGCTGGTGATGTCTTTGATACAGGGACGCCGCCAAGTTATGCCAGAGAGCTTTACCACGGGTTTATCGGAGAATTACAAGGGTTGCAATGTACGCTTGTGGTACTGGGTGGAAATCATGATTCTGTGTCGGTTTTAAATGAAAGCAAGGCGCTACTTAAGTACCTAAATAGCCATGTGATTGCCAGTACTTATGGCGAGACAAGCGAGCAGGTAATTACCTTAAATAACCGCGAAGGGCAGCCAAGTGCGGTGTTGTGTGCTGTGCCTTTTATTCGGCCTCGTGATGTGCTGGTGAGTGAAGCAGGACAAAGCGCCACTGATAAGCGCCAGGCACTGGGCGATGCAATCAAACAGCATTATGCGGCACTGTACCATCAAGCGGTAGCACAACGGGCGGCTTTGATTGAAAAAGCAAAAGGGGCCAACGACGAGCAGAATAACGGGATTCCAATCGTCGCTACTGGACACTTAACCGCGTTAGGTGTCAGCCAGTCAGAAAGTGTGCGTGACATTTACATAGGTACTCTTGAGGGCTTTGACGCTAGAGGTTTTCCGCCCGCTGATTACATTGCGCTTGGGCACATACACAGGCCGCAAAAAGTGGCTAAAACCGAACATATTCGTTATTCAGGCTCGCCGATACCGTTAAGCTTTGATGAGCTCAATACGCAAAAACAAGTGGTATTGGTGGAATTTACGTCGCAAAGTACATCCCCGTGCATCTCTACACTCCCTGTGCCTCGCTTCCAACCCATGGAGGTGATTAAAGGAGACTTACAAGCTATTGAAAAAGCCATCAACGCAAGCGAGGCAATTGCCCAGGCATCAAAGACTGATTCAACCAATGGCGCAGATACTGATAGCAATAAAAGTGCGGTGTGGCTTTGCATTGAAGTGGAAACACAAGACTACCTTTCTGATTTACAGCAACGGGTTCAGCAATTTTTAGAGGGCAAAAACGCTGAGATTCTGCAGCTTAAACGGGTACGTCAGCGCACAGCGAAAAGCTTGAGCGAAACGCAAAATGTTCAGCTTAGTGAGTTGTCTGTTAAAGATGTATTTGAAGCGCGTCTGGCCTTGGCGTCTTTAGACGAAACATCTGCGGACACCGTAACCGAAGCGATAGAACCACAGTCAAAAAGTACACCGCTGTCGCGTATTGATCGCATTAGGCATTTGTTTTCTGATGCCGTAGAGCTTGTGCATACAAACAAAGAGGACTTAGCAAACAAAGAAGAGACAGAACCGCTAAGCACGTTGAGCGGCAGTGCGTCGGCTTCTGAGCAAAACCAAGCAACACAAGGCGAAGCATAAATGAGAATACTGACTTTACGCCTTAAAAATCTCAATGCCCTGAAAGGAGAGTGGAAAATTGATTTCACTCAATCGCCTTTTATCGACAATGGTTTGTTCGCAATTACCGGCCCCACGGGGGCAGGCAAGACCACGTTGCTAGATGCCATCTGCTTGGCGTTATATCACCAAACTCCTCGTCTTGGTGCTATTTCTACTTCGAACAATGACATTATGACTCGCGGCACAGCCGAGTGTTTGGCCGAAGTAGAATTTGATATTAAAGGCAAAGCCTATCGAGCATTTTGGAGTATGCGCCGAGCGCGAGGAAAGGTTGACGGTAACTTGCAAAGTGCTGATGTAGAGCTGGCAGAAGTTGAAAGCGGCGATGTTTTAGCCACGCAAGTGAGACCTAAAAATGAAGAAATAGAAAAACTGACCGGCCTTAATTTTGCGCGCTTTACAAAATCGATGATGTTATCGCAGGGTGATTTTGCCGCCTTTTTAAATGCTAATGAAGGTGACAGAGCAGAGCTTTTAGAAGAGCTGACGGGAACAGAAATTTACGGGCAAATTTCTCAAACAGTGCATCAACAATTTAGCGATGCCAAACAAAAGAAAAAAGAATATGAATTGAAGCTTGAAGGGGTTACCTTACTCAGTGATGAGCACGTTGCACAGTTAAAACAAGAGCAAGCCAGTACCCAGCAGCGGATAGAAGCATTTAATAAGCAACTAGCCGAATTGCAACAACAGCAACAATGGCAACTTGCAGTAAAAAGCAACGAACAGGCGCTTTATGACGCGAAACAAGCTCAAAATTCAGCGAATGATGCCATTAATGGGGCAGAGCAAACGCTTGCGCGTTTAGCACAAAGCGAACCGGCAGAAAAACTTCGTGTGCCCTACTTACAGCGCAATTCACTTCAACAGGATGTTACCCGCTACCAAAACAGTGTGAACCACAAAGCAGCTCAACTACCGGAATTGCAAAGCAAAAAAAGGCAGTTAATTGCAGCCGCTAGTCATGCTGAATCAGAACTTAATGAAGCCAAAGCGCAAACTGCGGCCCTTGAAAAGCGTATACATGAACACGTCATTCCCCTTGATAGTGACATAGCGCAACATATCAACGCGCAGCAAAAAGCCAATGAAGCATCACAGCGTTTAACGCAAACGCTAGAACAGCTAAAAACGCACCGTGCGGATACCGAAAGCGCTTCGGCGGAGAATAAATCAACGCTGGCGACATTAGAGACCTTCCTAAGCGAGCACAGCGCATTACTCGGTATGGCTGAATTTATGAGTGGATGGGGCGAAACCGCTCGCTACATAGACAACGAGCAACAGCAACTAAAAGCGCTAACGGAAGCCTTAAGTAAAGAAAGGGAAGTGCTAGCCACACTCGATGGCTCAATAGAAGAAAGTCAGCAAGCATTGAGCGTACTGACGGATAATTACAACGCTGAAAAAACGAGGGTAGCCCACTGTGAACAGGCGTTACACGCAGTACTTAGTAACACTAGCAAAGCCAGTTTGCAGCAAGAGCGCGATATAAAGCTAAACCATTGGGATAATTTGGTGCAGCTAGCCCATGTTCAACAGCAATATCTTGTGTGTGAAGAGGATAAAGCGTCTCTTACCGCTCAACAAGATGCACTCGCTAGCACGCTTTTACAGCAACAAGCAGAGCGAAACAGCTTAGTTCAGGCGTATAAAGCAACCCGCAGTAACTTAAAAGATATTGAGGCGCTTATTGCCCTTGATGCAGAAGTGGCTCACTTGCGTGCGCAATTAAAAAGTGGAGAACCTTGCCCGGTATGCGGGGCTAATGAGCACACCACGTCTAGCGTGACCATAGATGTGCCAGACACCATTGCTAAGCGAGACATCACGAAGCAGCAGCTTGATGACATAGAACAAAAAGGGGCCAAGGCAAAAGACAGTGTCACGCAAACCGAGCTGACGCTTGCCCAAGTGGAAAAGCAAATTACTCAGGCTCACTCACAAAGTGAGGCGCTACTTGTTAAATGGCACAGGATCTCAAACCAACTGTGCACCGATATTCCTCGTTTTAAAGAGGTGAAAGTAGACACTGCCCAAAGTGTGGAGAAGTTTACTCAGCAGTTTAAAACCCGTTTAGATGAAATAAATGTGCAGGTAAAGCATATTGAGCAATGTGAACAGGCGCTCAATACTGCAACGCAACGAGCGAGCCAAGCACACACTACTTTGCAAGCTGAACAGTCTGCCCATGCGATGAATCAGCAACAGAGGGAGACATTGGCAAAGCAAATACGCGAACGCCAAAATGAATTGACGCACAAAACCAAGGCGGTTAACGAGAAAGTGGCTGCATTGAGGCAAGATATTAGTGCCCATCATGATTCTTTTTCAGCGAGCGAAAGTGACGCTACCGAAAGCCAAGCACCGGTCATGGGCCATATTCTTCACTGGTTAAATGAAAAAGCCGACGCGCTTAAAACCTATAAGCAAAAGCAACAGCAGCGCGACGCACTTAAAGACGAGTTGCAAAGTGTTAATGAAACATTACTGCTAATAGACCGCGATATCGAAAGTGCGCAGGCGCAACTTAAGGAAGTGTTAACCCAATTAACACAGCACGAAGAGAAATTGGTTGCGCTGCGGAATACCCGCCTAAACATTTTCCCGGAAGCTGATATTGATGAAGCTCGAAGCAAAGCACGAAAAAAAGTCGATGATGCAGAACAGCAACTGAGTGACACCAAAGCAGAGCTGCAAAATACAGATAACGCGTTATCCCGTTTAGAGGCTGAAATTGCGCAGCTCAATGGGCAAATGGCTGAAAAGCAACAGGCGCTCAATGACGCCACTGAGGCTTTTAACGCCAAACTGGCAGACAGCCCCTTTTCCAACGAACAAGCTTTCAGCAATGCGTTACTCGATGAAGAAACCCGAATGGGCTACGTTGAACTTCAAAAGCGCTTAACCCATAAAAAGCAGCAGGCAGACTTGTTAGTAGAAAATGCATTGGCCACCCAAAAGTCGCTGTCAGCTAAAGCGCATGCCGAACGCTGGGCGCAGTCGTTAGAACACCATGGTTCAGAGTGGGTAGGGCTGCAAATAACTGAAATCGCGCAGCAAAGAGATGGGCTTTTATCGTCGTTAGGGCAACTTGAGCAACAACTTCACGCGAACCATCAAGCCCGTGAAAAGCAGC is from Alteromonas australica and encodes:
- a CDS encoding SbcC/MukB-like Walker B domain-containing protein, translated to MRILTLRLKNLNALKGEWKIDFTQSPFIDNGLFAITGPTGAGKTTLLDAICLALYHQTPRLGAISTSNNDIMTRGTAECLAEVEFDIKGKAYRAFWSMRRARGKVDGNLQSADVELAEVESGDVLATQVRPKNEEIEKLTGLNFARFTKSMMLSQGDFAAFLNANEGDRAELLEELTGTEIYGQISQTVHQQFSDAKQKKKEYELKLEGVTLLSDEHVAQLKQEQASTQQRIEAFNKQLAELQQQQQWQLAVKSNEQALYDAKQAQNSANDAINGAEQTLARLAQSEPAEKLRVPYLQRNSLQQDVTRYQNSVNHKAAQLPELQSKKRQLIAAASHAESELNEAKAQTAALEKRIHEHVIPLDSDIAQHINAQQKANEASQRLTQTLEQLKTHRADTESASAENKSTLATLETFLSEHSALLGMAEFMSGWGETARYIDNEQQQLKALTEALSKEREVLATLDGSIEESQQALSVLTDNYNAEKTRVAHCEQALHAVLSNTSKASLQQERDIKLNHWDNLVQLAHVQQQYLVCEEDKASLTAQQDALASTLLQQQAERNSLVQAYKATRSNLKDIEALIALDAEVAHLRAQLKSGEPCPVCGANEHTTSSVTIDVPDTIAKRDITKQQLDDIEQKGAKAKDSVTQTELTLAQVEKQITQAHSQSEALLVKWHRISNQLCTDIPRFKEVKVDTAQSVEKFTQQFKTRLDEINVQVKHIEQCEQALNTATQRASQAHTTLQAEQSAHAMNQQQRETLAKQIRERQNELTHKTKAVNEKVAALRQDISAHHDSFSASESDATESQAPVMGHILHWLNEKADALKTYKQKQQQRDALKDELQSVNETLLLIDRDIESAQAQLKEVLTQLTQHEEKLVALRNTRLNIFPEADIDEARSKARKKVDDAEQQLSDTKAELQNTDNALSRLEAEIAQLNGQMAEKQQALNDATEAFNAKLADSPFSNEQAFSNALLDEETRMGYVELQKRLTHKKQQADLLVENALATQKSLSAKAHAERWAQSLEHHGSEWVGLQITEIAQQRDGLLSSLGQLEQQLHANHQAREKQQKLVDEMATFEAYYDDITYLHSLIGSASGDKFRRFAQGLTLDNLVQLANQQLDKLHGRYQLSRKENEGLGLSVLDTWQGDVERDTKTLSGGESFLVSLALALALSDLVSHKTSIDSLFLDEGFGTLDAETLDVALDALDNLNASGKMIGVISHIEAMKERIPTQLKVIKRNGVGLSALDARYRVA